TTAGCTTAACGTCGCCGTTTCGCTGCCCACTGTCACCACCATTGTAGCACGTGTGTAGCCCAGCCCATAAGGGCCATGAGGACTTGACGTCATCCCCACCTTCCTCCGGTTTATCACCGGCAGTTCCGTTAGAGTGCCCATCTAAATGCTGGCAACTAACGGCAAGGGTTGCGCTCGTTGCGGGACTTAACCCAACATCTCACGACACGAGCTGACGACAGCCATGCAGCACCTGTGTCCAATCCAGCCTAACTGAAGGAAACCATCTCTGGTAACCGCGATTGGCATGTCAAGGGCTGGTAAGGTTCTGCGCGTTGCTTCGAATTAAACCACATGCTCCACCGCTTGTGCGGGCCCCCGTCAATTCCTTTGAGTTTTAATCTTGCGACCGTACTCCCCAGGCGGGAAGCTTAATGCGTTAGCTGCGCCACTAAGTAGAATACTACCTAACGGCTAGCTTCCATCGTTTACGGCGTGGACTACCAGGGTATCTAATCCTGTTCGCTCCCCACGCTTTCGCACCTCAGCGTCAGTATCGAGCCAGTGAGCCGCCTTCGCCACTGGTGTTCCTCCGAATATCTACGAATTTCACCTCTACACTCGGAATTCCACTCACCTCTCTCGAACTCTAGATTAACAGTATTAAAGGCAGTTCCAAGGTTGAGCCTTGGGATTTCACCCCTAACTTAAAAATCCACCTACGCGCTCTTTACGCCCAGTTATTCCGAACAACGCTTGCCCCCTTCGTATTACCGCGGCTGCTGGCACGAAGTTAGCCGGGGCTTCTTCTACGGCTACCGTCATTATCTTCACCGTTGAAAGAGCTTTACAACCCTAGGGCCGTCATCACTCACGCGGCATAGCTGGATCAGGCTTTCGCCCATTGTCCAATATTCCCCACTGCTGCCTCCCGTAGGAGTCTGGGCCGTGTCTCAGTCCCAGTGTGGCTGATCATCCTCTCAGACCAGCTATTGATCGTAGTCTTGGTGAGCTTTTACCTCACCAACAAACTAATCAAGCGCGGGCTCATCTATCGGCGATTAATCTTTATCCCCTAGGAGCTATAAGGCATTAGCACACATTTCTATGCGTTATTCCCTACCGATAGGTAGATTCCCACGTGTTACTCACCCGTCTGCTACTCTCTCCGAAGAGAGCGTTCAACTTGCATGTGTTAGGCCTGCCGCCAGCGTTCGTTCTGAGCCAGGATCAAACTCTCAAGTTTGATCTAAGATATCAGCTAATTTTATCAACTCTTAAAATTGATATAGTAACGCCTCTAGAACTCTATGAATTTTAGAGATTGCGCCACTCCTTGTTTATCAGGAGTGCTCAAATTGACGAGAATTATTTTTAAACACAAAACTACATTACTACATTATAGATATAGTCTTTGGTGTAACATTCTCAAAAACGAGTACGCCGAAATCTTAATTTCAATTTATCAGAAATCGCCGTCCACGTTTCTCTTTCTTCCTATTCAAATATCAAAGAACAGATTAGTAGTCGTAGTCATAACAACCGCTAGATCAAAAATAAGCTTAAGAAAAGCTAATTTCCTTACCTACAATATAAATATTTTATTTGTCAATAAAATATTTTACCTTTTTCTCAAAAGGCTTCTTGAAAAATTAAGATTTTTATCAATGAGCAAATAAAATTTATTATTAATCTTAAAAACTAAAATTGAGTTAGAAAATGATTAATCATATTATTATTCTAATAATAATTTAGCTTAGAAGTTAAGATTTCAATCAAAGAATAGGCTTTATGAAAAATCATTGGTGTGAACTTAATATCATAAAGAAGAGAATCGATAAACAAAACCCATTGATCATTAGACAGTTCTATCCTCGATTAAGTATACGTGAAATTAATGTTCGATGGTTTTGGGGATCCGTTTTAATGGGCATGGCATCATTAATTCTAATGTATTGTGCATTTTACACAACATTAAATAGACAGAAACAGATCATTGAACGGGCTACTTTTTTTAAAAGAAATTCTATTCATTTTAGATCAGAAAAAAAATATAAAAAAAGAGGAAATAGAATTATTGAGCTTTTAGAAGTTAACCCCTTTAAAAAAAAATTTTTTATGTTCCAATACAAATACAAAAACGTGATGAAAAATCGAGTAATTCCACTCAAGAATGTCTTCTTGCATATGTTTCTACACCATTAGCTATTAAATTAATACCCAAATTCAACTACCCTAAATTCAATCCGTTTGATGTTTTTTTGTATGATATAAATAAGAACTTGGTTTCTAAAAATACTATAGACATTTCGGATATTGAGAATGAAGTAACAACAGGTCAAACCCCCTTCGATCTCTCAAATGTTCAGTATGATCAAGCAAACAATATTACATTGTTAGAAACTGAATTAGCTGTCAAAAATACGCTAAGCTCACTTAAGGATTTTAATACTAAACATGCAGTTATTCCTTATTTTAAAGAAAAAGCTAAACAATCACTTTCTTTATCTCCACTTAAAACAAAAGTGGTCGCTGAAAATGAATCCAGATTCACTCCAATAAATCAATCAGAGAGAAATAGATTCTTCTATTCAGAGGAATTGATCACAATAACACAATCACAATCATTAATAACTTCATTATCTCACCTAAATCTGAAATCAAATATATTGAGAAGAATGGCTTCTCAATTAGTTCGAAAAATGAGGAAAAATAATCTAGAACCAGGAACACAATTGCGTGTAGCCTTAGAACATAAAAAGGGCTCTGAAAAACGAATACCACATCGTATAACAGTTTATTATTTAGGAAACCATCAAGCCAGCATTGCGCTCAATGATGCTAAGGAAGTTGTTTGGGCTAAGGAACCTTCTCCCATTAATAAACAAAAGAATCAATCAACTGAACGGATAGTTGGCAAAATTTTAAATGAAGACAATTTACCTAGCAGATATGATAGTATTTATCGAGCTATTCTCTCACAAGGACTTAATCGAAATCATGCAAAAACCATTCTTCATACTATTACATTTGATATTGACTTCAGAAAAAAAATATCAATTTTAGATAAACTGGAAATCTTGTATTCCCTATCAGGAAATAAAAAAGAAGCAACTGATGATTCACAGATTCTATTCTTTTCAGTAACTTTTAATGGAGTAAAATATAAGTACTATCGCTTTAAAGTGAATGGTAATGATTCCCCAATATTCTATGATGAAAATGGTAACAGTACAAACCAGTTTCTCTTACGTAAACCTGTTCCTAATAGCAAATTTAACTCTCCTTTTGGGATGCGTCGTCATCCAATCTCGGGTGTTTATAAATTTCATGGTGGCGTTGATTGGTCAGCACCTTTAGGTACACCTATTTTGGCGGCCGGCAATGGAATTGTCGAAAAAGCTGGATGGTCTGGTAGCAATGGACGCTTAACTGTTATTCGACATGCTAATGGATATAAAACATCCTATAGTCATCAACATCAAATTGCTCGAGGTATTGTACCCGGTACACATGTAAGTCAGGGTCAGATTATTGGTACTGTTGGATCAACTGGGCATTCTACAGGCCCTCATCTTCATTATGAAATTAAAGTCAATAATAGTCGTGTTAACCCTATGAAAATTCGTCTTCCTAAAGAGAATTTTCTAAAAGGTCGTCTGCTAAACTCTTTTATGAAAGAGAAAAATCAAATTGATCTCCTGATGAAGAAAAAACTTCTCTTGAAATAACATAACAGAGAGTTGCAAAATTGAATTTCTCATTGTATTTGATGATAGTTTTCTCAAGTTAAGAACTTTTGAGAAATTATGAGTCAATTAATATTGTGATTTCTGAACTATGACATTATTCATGATGGGTTCTCAATCTCAACTCAGATAGATGACTCTCGGATAACTTAGGAGCATGTTTATGAGCATAAATAATCAGCTCGTCGCCCAGCTTAGAAAAAGTATAGGAAAGGGCTCCGCACGTGATCTTCGTCGAAATTCCATGATACCAGCTATTATTTATGGAGGTGAATCTCCCCCTTTGCCAATTGCACTTTCTTACAAAGAAATTAGTATGAGAATCAGAAAAGGAAGCTTTCTAACAACCATTCTTAATATCAAAGTAAATGAAGTAAAATATGATGTTCTTCCTAAAAACTTTCAGTTGGATAAGGTTTATGATTTTATCATTCATCTTGATCTTCTTCGAGTTTCAAAGAAAAGCATAGTAACAGTTGATATCCCGATATCATTCGAAAATGATCAAATATGCTTAGGAATCAAACGTGGTGGTATTCTTAATATCATCCGGCATACAATTGAAGTTCAATGTCATGCCAATGCAATACCAGAATTATTTAGGGTTGATTTAACCCCTTTTGATCTTGGCGATTCAGTTAAAGTTTCTGCGATCAAATTCCCGACTCATATCGTTTCTACAATTGTGGATAAAGATGATACGATTGCTACTATTTCAATGCCTATAAAGGCTCTTTCTGATGGTGAATGATAAAAGATAAAAATACTTTAAAGAAATGATTAGGATAATTATACTTTTAAAAGTTTGATGGATTACAATGTTAATAATTGTAGGATTAGGAAATCCAGGACCAAGATATGAGAAAAATCGACATAATATCGGCTTTATGGTTATCGATGCAATACATCGTCACTATGAATTATCGGATTGGAGACCCCAATTTCATTCTTTAATTGCTGAAGGGAATATTGAATTCCATAAAATTTTGCTGATTAAACCAATGACATTCATTAATAAGTCAGGCAATGCAGTAAGTGAAGCTTTAAAGTACTATAAAATTCCAACAGATAAAATCCTCGTTTTTTATGACGAACTAGATCTAGAACCCTGCAGAATTAAAGTTAAAATAGGAGGTGGATCTAGTGGGCATAATGGCATTCGTTCGATTGATGCCTATATTGGAAAACAGTATCAACGTGTTCGTATTGGTATAGGACATCCAGGCTATAAAGAAAAAGTATATAAATATGTTCTGAGCAATTTCTCTATTTCTGATCAGATATGGTTAATACCACTTATTGATTCAATTGCATGCAATCTCGTTTATCTTACAAAAGACGATGCCCTTGGTTTTATGAATAAGGTCAATTTATGCACTCAAAAAATAAGCTTACTCTCTAAAAGCTAAAGAAGATATATCTGAAAATTTTATAATTATGTATATCAAGCTGAATAAGAACGCTTAAAAAACCACTTAATCACAAAAACTCAATCGGAAAAATCATGAGTTTCAAATGCGGGATCATCGGATTACCAAATGTCGGAAAATCTACACTTTTTAATGCTCTAACAAGAACTAATTCAGCTCAAGCTGAAAATTATCCATTTTGTACAATCGAGCCTAATACTGGTGAAGTTACCGTCCCTGATATACGGCTTGATGAAATTTCTAAGATAGCATCATCAAAAAAAATCATTCCAACTCAGATATCTTTTATCGATATCGCAGGCCTTGTTCGAGGTTCTTCAAAAG
Above is a genomic segment from Candidatus Endowatersipora endosymbiont of Watersipora subatra containing:
- a CDS encoding M23 family metallopeptidase, which encodes MVSKNTIDISDIENEVTTGQTPFDLSNVQYDQANNITLLETELAVKNTLSSLKDFNTKHAVIPYFKEKAKQSLSLSPLKTKVVAENESRFTPINQSERNRFFYSEELITITQSQSLITSLSHLNLKSNILRRMASQLVRKMRKNNLEPGTQLRVALEHKKGSEKRIPHRITVYYLGNHQASIALNDAKEVVWAKEPSPINKQKNQSTERIVGKILNEDNLPSRYDSIYRAILSQGLNRNHAKTILHTITFDIDFRKKISILDKLEILYSLSGNKKEATDDSQILFFSVTFNGVKYKYYRFKVNGNDSPIFYDENGNSTNQFLLRKPVPNSKFNSPFGMRRHPISGVYKFHGGVDWSAPLGTPILAAGNGIVEKAGWSGSNGRLTVIRHANGYKTSYSHQHQIARGIVPGTHVSQGQIIGTVGSTGHSTGPHLHYEIKVNNSRVNPMKIRLPKENFLKGRLLNSFMKEKNQIDLLMKKKLLLK
- a CDS encoding 50S ribosomal protein L25/general stress protein Ctc, translating into MSINNQLVAQLRKSIGKGSARDLRRNSMIPAIIYGGESPPLPIALSYKEISMRIRKGSFLTTILNIKVNEVKYDVLPKNFQLDKVYDFIIHLDLLRVSKKSIVTVDIPISFENDQICLGIKRGGILNIIRHTIEVQCHANAIPELFRVDLTPFDLGDSVKVSAIKFPTHIVSTIVDKDDTIATISMPIKALSDGE
- the pth gene encoding aminoacyl-tRNA hydrolase, translating into MLIIVGLGNPGPRYEKNRHNIGFMVIDAIHRHYELSDWRPQFHSLIAEGNIEFHKILLIKPMTFINKSGNAVSEALKYYKIPTDKILVFYDELDLEPCRIKVKIGGGSSGHNGIRSIDAYIGKQYQRVRIGIGHPGYKEKVYKYVLSNFSISDQIWLIPLIDSIACNLVYLTKDDALGFMNKVNLCTQKISLLSKS